A portion of the Lysinibacillus timonensis genome contains these proteins:
- a CDS encoding NAD(P)-binding protein: protein MNGLYPVMLKLENKHIVIVGGGKVATQKVHKLVKEKASVEVISPTVTDELRKYALKGDIHWVARSFQPEDVNHAFLVIAATNSREVNEEVKKSCVEGQLINIVDAPEDSNFFNTATLERGRLTIAISTEGASPLLAKKIKNDINSFLEDGYEEYLQFLQEARLKILTVTDEKRKNYLLHLVLSDTYRYNEFERQYFLEKTIF, encoded by the coding sequence GTGAATGGGTTGTATCCAGTCATGTTAAAATTAGAAAACAAACATATTGTCATTGTTGGTGGGGGCAAAGTGGCGACACAAAAAGTACATAAGTTAGTAAAAGAAAAAGCGAGTGTTGAGGTAATCAGTCCAACAGTAACAGATGAATTACGTAAATATGCTTTAAAGGGAGACATCCATTGGGTGGCTCGATCATTTCAACCAGAAGACGTTAATCACGCTTTTTTAGTGATAGCTGCAACGAATAGTAGAGAAGTAAATGAGGAAGTGAAAAAAAGTTGTGTAGAAGGCCAACTTATTAACATAGTTGATGCCCCAGAAGACAGCAACTTTTTTAACACTGCTACACTTGAGCGAGGCCGGCTAACGATAGCGATATCGACGGAAGGGGCAAGTCCATTACTTGCCAAAAAAATTAAAAATGATATTAATAGCTTTTTAGAAGATGGATATGAAGAGTATTTACAATTTTTACAAGAAGCACGGTTGAAAATTTTAACTGTTACAGATGAGAAAAGAAAAAATTACTTACTACATTTAGTTCTGAGTGATACATATCGATATAATGAATTTGAGCGTCAGTACTTTTTGGAGAAGACTATCTTTTAA
- a CDS encoding NAD(P)/FAD-dependent oxidoreductase gives MYDVIVIGGGPSGLMAAIAAGEQKKRVLLIEKGNKLGKKLAISGGGRCNVTNRLSVDEIVKHIPGNGRFLYSPFTVYNNDDIIQFFEGLGVPLKEEDHGRMFPKSDRAQDVVSALINELKRLDVEIRLQTAVSKLLMDDEKILGVRLQNGEEIQSKAVIVAVGGKAVPQTGSTGDGYPWAERAGHTVTELYPTEVPVTSKEPFIVSRELQGLALRDVAVSVLNKKGKPIITHQMDMLFTHFGVSGPAILRCSQFVVKELKKSGAPVTIRIQTLTDYNEETCFQYLSKLAKDEPKKTLKNVWKSIAPERWLLFLLDRVHIDHSLTVAEISQEKIRLLAHELVSFTMEVHGTQPLEKAFVTGGGISVKEIEPKTMASKKKYGLFFCGEILDIHGYTGGYNITSALVTGRIAGMSAGSLD, from the coding sequence ATGTATGACGTTATTGTAATCGGTGGGGGTCCCTCTGGTTTAATGGCGGCTATTGCTGCTGGTGAACAAAAGAAACGAGTATTATTAATTGAAAAAGGAAATAAACTCGGAAAAAAACTTGCCATTTCAGGTGGTGGTAGATGCAATGTAACAAATCGATTATCTGTTGATGAAATTGTGAAACATATTCCAGGAAATGGGCGCTTTTTATACAGTCCGTTTACTGTTTATAACAATGATGATATCATTCAATTCTTTGAAGGACTAGGTGTTCCACTTAAAGAAGAAGATCATGGCCGTATGTTCCCTAAATCCGACCGTGCACAAGATGTAGTCAGTGCATTAATCAATGAATTAAAACGATTAGATGTTGAAATTAGACTACAAACAGCTGTGAGTAAATTGTTGATGGATGATGAAAAAATTTTAGGGGTTAGATTACAAAATGGTGAAGAAATTCAATCTAAGGCCGTAATAGTAGCTGTCGGTGGAAAGGCTGTTCCGCAAACGGGTTCGACAGGTGATGGCTATCCATGGGCTGAAAGAGCAGGTCATACAGTCACAGAACTATATCCTACTGAGGTTCCGGTTACCTCAAAAGAACCATTTATTGTCTCACGAGAATTACAAGGTTTAGCTTTACGTGATGTAGCAGTATCCGTGTTAAATAAAAAAGGAAAACCAATTATTACTCATCAAATGGATATGTTATTTACTCATTTTGGTGTAAGTGGACCAGCCATTTTACGATGCAGTCAATTTGTCGTAAAAGAACTGAAGAAAAGTGGAGCTCCTGTGACAATTCGTATTCAAACATTAACTGACTATAATGAAGAAACTTGTTTTCAATACTTAAGTAAGTTAGCAAAAGATGAGCCGAAGAAGACGTTGAAGAATGTATGGAAATCAATTGCTCCTGAAAGATGGTTACTATTTTTATTAGATCGGGTTCATATTGACCATTCTCTAACAGTAGCTGAAATTTCACAAGAGAAAATTCGACTACTTGCCCATGAGCTTGTCTCCTTTACAATGGAAGTCCACGGAACACAACCTTTAGAAAAAGCATTTGTAACGGGTGGTGGTATTTCAGTAAAAGAAATTGAGCCGAAAACTATGGCATCGAAGAAAAAATACGGATTATTTTTCTGCGGAGAAATATTAGATATCCATGGTTACACGGGTGGATATAATATTACTTCCGCGCTTGTAACAGGACGTATTGCTGGAATGAGTGCAGGATCTTTAGATTAG